A part of Campylobacter concisus genomic DNA contains:
- a CDS encoding sufurtransferase FdhD yields the protein MQPIFTTQITKFKGAQKSVVDDILVREIKLEIYINGKRFGALMATPTDQEALAAGYLISENLIASPEDIESIELSEDALSVRVKAKINEKRLEQFDEEKVIISGCGRSSTANIDPEAMAARAIKADVKFNKDEILRQMGQFYTQCELYEMTGCVHTAKLFVSGEQFFIGEDIAQHNTIDKAVGKAVLAGSQLQNSFLMVSGRLSSEMVAKAVMHGIPVLVSRTAPTSLGVVIARKFNLTLCGFARGENINVYSGAERIRE from the coding sequence ATGCAACCTATTTTTACGACCCAAATCACCAAATTTAAAGGCGCGCAAAAAAGCGTCGTTGATGATATTTTGGTGCGCGAGATCAAGCTTGAGATCTACATAAACGGCAAGCGTTTCGGCGCGCTCATGGCAACTCCGACCGATCAGGAGGCACTAGCTGCAGGCTATCTCATCAGCGAAAATTTGATCGCAAGCCCTGAGGATATCGAGAGTATAGAGCTTTCAGAGGATGCTTTAAGCGTGCGGGTAAAGGCTAAAATCAACGAAAAGCGCCTCGAGCAGTTTGACGAGGAAAAGGTGATAATCAGCGGCTGCGGGCGCAGCTCGACGGCAAACATCGACCCTGAGGCTATGGCAGCGCGCGCTATAAAGGCCGACGTCAAATTTAACAAAGACGAAATTTTACGCCAGATGGGGCAGTTTTACACGCAGTGCGAGCTATACGAGATGACGGGCTGCGTGCACACGGCCAAGCTTTTTGTTAGCGGCGAGCAGTTTTTTATCGGCGAGGATATCGCTCAGCACAACACCATAGATAAAGCCGTCGGCAAAGCGGTACTGGCAGGCTCGCAGCTACAAAATTCGTTTTTGATGGTGAGTGGCAGGCTCAGCTCCGAGATGGTCGCAAAGGCCGTCATGCACGGCATCCCCGTACTCGTCTCGCGCACGGCTCCGACTAGCCTTGGCGTCGTGATAGCGCGTAAATTTAACCTCACGCTGTGCGGCTTTGCGCGCGGCGAAAACATAAACGTATATAGCGGCGCGGAGAGAATCCGTGAGTGA